In Janthinobacterium sp. J1-1, a single genomic region encodes these proteins:
- a CDS encoding HlyD family efflux transporter periplasmic adaptor subunit yields the protein MMENTQQAAASTGNGPLATLLDMAHRVRHVGERVELDFLAVNGSHALAPYRQAALWFEDRKACALSGVVQIEANAPYVQWLERLCAQAPAGALTAVDFDGEIAAEWAEWLPAYALWLPLPATEGLLQSPRGGLLLARDTPWLEHEVSLLTEWCDVLRHAYAAVMKPAPWSPFALKSRWKHRMAQEKSAALPWWRRRKVQVALGVAVLLCIPVRLTILAPGELVPANPAAIRSPLEGVIERFHVKPNQMVKKGDPLLDFDQAQLDSRYQVASQALATAEAEYRQSLQQALTDSKSKGLLSSLQGKIEERRAESEFLHGQAERARIVAPRDGIALFDDPSEWIGRPVMTGERIMRIATPKDVEVEAWLGVGDAIPLAAGAETSLYLGASPLQAVTAKVRYVSYEALPRPDGSYAYRVRATLDGETDHRVGLKGTAKLTGRWVPAAYWIMRRPMAAIRQMVGL from the coding sequence ATGATGGAAAACACGCAACAAGCCGCAGCCAGTACCGGAAACGGCCCGCTGGCAACGCTGCTCGACATGGCGCACCGTGTGCGCCATGTCGGCGAGCGGGTCGAACTGGATTTCCTGGCCGTCAACGGCAGCCATGCGCTGGCGCCCTATCGGCAGGCGGCGCTGTGGTTCGAAGACCGCAAGGCGTGCGCGCTGTCGGGCGTGGTGCAGATCGAAGCCAATGCGCCGTATGTGCAATGGCTGGAGCGGCTGTGCGCGCAAGCGCCGGCCGGTGCGCTGACGGCCGTCGATTTCGACGGCGAGATCGCGGCAGAATGGGCCGAGTGGCTGCCGGCGTATGCCTTGTGGCTGCCGCTGCCGGCTACCGAAGGGTTGTTGCAGTCGCCACGCGGCGGCTTGCTGCTGGCGCGCGACACACCGTGGCTGGAGCATGAAGTGTCGCTGCTGACCGAATGGTGCGACGTGCTGCGCCATGCGTATGCGGCCGTCATGAAGCCGGCGCCGTGGTCGCCGTTTGCATTGAAGTCGCGCTGGAAGCATCGCATGGCGCAGGAAAAAAGCGCGGCCTTGCCCTGGTGGCGCCGGCGCAAGGTGCAGGTGGCGCTGGGCGTGGCGGTATTGCTGTGCATTCCCGTGCGGCTGACCATCCTGGCGCCCGGTGAACTGGTGCCGGCCAATCCGGCCGCCATCCGCTCGCCGCTGGAAGGCGTGATCGAACGTTTTCATGTAAAACCGAACCAGATGGTCAAGAAGGGCGATCCGCTGCTGGACTTCGACCAGGCCCAGTTGGATAGCCGCTACCAGGTGGCCAGCCAGGCGCTGGCCACGGCTGAAGCGGAATACCGCCAGTCGCTGCAGCAGGCGCTGACCGACAGCAAGTCGAAGGGCTTATTGTCTTCCTTGCAGGGCAAGATCGAAGAGCGCCGCGCCGAAAGCGAATTCCTGCATGGCCAGGCCGAGCGCGCGCGCATCGTCGCGCCGCGTGACGGCATCGCGCTGTTCGACGACCCCAGCGAATGGATAGGCCGCCCCGTGATGACGGGCGAGCGCATCATGCGCATCGCCACGCCGAAAGACGTTGAGGTCGAAGCGTGGCTGGGCGTGGGCGACGCGATTCCGCTGGCAGCGGGCGCCGAAACCAGCTTGTACCTGGGCGCCAGCCCCCTGCAGGCGGTGACGGCCAAGGTCCGCTATGTATCGTATGAAGCGCTGCCGCGGCCCGACGGCAGCTATGCCTACCGCGTGCGCGCCACGCTCGATGGTGAAACTGACCACCGCGTGGGCCTGAAGGGTACGGCCAAGCTGACGGGGCGCTGGGTGCCGGCCGCCTACTGGATCATGCGCCGGCCCATGGCGGCGATCCGCCAGATGGTGGGGTTGTAA
- a CDS encoding secretion protein HylD, whose amino-acid sequence MDSLLPRQFEHLRLPPLREELSLHAGPALATGEPSYTLEDPVRNQFFRIDWLTFEVLRRWTLGSPQQVLRDIEQDTPLDIGYGEIESVLGFLDQNQLLQPDPISSVKVMAARHKAQQGAWHTQLLHSYLFFRIPLVKPDRWLTRVAPSFEWIFSNTFARLTLLALLVSGIQIYREWDRLGSMLMDTFTPTGLACYGLALAGVKCAHELGHAITAKRRGCRVPTMGLAFLVLWPVPYTDTNDVWRLNNKHHRQQVAAAGVATELIVAIWSSLAWAVLPDGVLRSIVFPLATTTWIATLAINASPFMRFDGYFVVSDWLDMPNLHGRSFALARWDLRERLFGLGAPPPEYFPPRRHWGLILFAWGVWLYRLTLFLGIAILVYHFFIKLVGIFLFAIEMSWFILRPLATELRVWRKLWPQIKTTRRTRRTAWLLGLAVLLFVLPWPTRVQSSGVLRPAEVFPIHAPEHAMLSALPLRDGAKVKPGDVMMQFAVAENASQRQGLEAQIDSLRWRSEGAGFDVEQRAQSMVLREQLASAEAKLDLLKEQAARYSPVAPFAGTLRDIDSELAPGVWVGKNERVGVLVSDKGEEVSTYLDEDTVRRVAIGDSARFYPDGLEGPFVRLEVSGIDQDATHVLPSGMWSAQHGGSVTARDKQGYWFPEHAVYRVSFRVTESSGDLAGRSWRGKVVIAADWEAPGARLVRGVAALLWREAGF is encoded by the coding sequence TTGGACAGTCTGCTGCCGCGCCAGTTCGAGCACCTGCGCCTGCCGCCGCTGCGCGAAGAACTGAGCCTGCACGCCGGCCCCGCGCTGGCGACCGGGGAACCGAGCTACACGCTGGAGGACCCGGTGCGCAACCAGTTCTTCCGCATCGACTGGCTGACCTTCGAGGTGCTGCGGCGCTGGACGCTGGGCAGCCCGCAGCAGGTGCTGCGCGATATCGAACAGGACACGCCGCTCGATATCGGCTATGGCGAGATCGAATCGGTGCTCGGCTTCCTGGACCAGAACCAGCTGCTGCAGCCCGATCCCATTTCGTCCGTCAAGGTGATGGCCGCGCGCCACAAGGCGCAGCAGGGCGCCTGGCATACGCAACTGCTGCACAGCTACCTGTTTTTCCGCATCCCGCTGGTCAAGCCGGACCGCTGGCTGACGCGCGTGGCGCCCTCGTTCGAATGGATATTCTCGAACACCTTTGCGCGCCTGACCCTGCTGGCGCTGCTTGTCAGCGGCATCCAGATCTACCGTGAATGGGACCGCCTGGGCAGCATGCTGATGGACACCTTCACGCCCACCGGCCTGGCTTGCTACGGCCTGGCGCTGGCCGGCGTCAAGTGCGCGCATGAACTGGGCCATGCCATCACGGCCAAGCGGCGCGGCTGCCGTGTGCCGACCATGGGCCTGGCCTTCCTGGTGCTGTGGCCCGTGCCGTATACCGACACCAACGATGTCTGGCGCCTGAACAACAAGCACCATCGGCAGCAGGTGGCGGCGGCCGGCGTGGCGACGGAACTGATCGTCGCCATCTGGTCCTCGCTGGCCTGGGCCGTGCTGCCGGACGGCGTGCTGCGTTCCATCGTGTTCCCGCTGGCGACCACCACCTGGATCGCCACGCTGGCCATCAACGCCAGTCCCTTCATGCGCTTCGATGGCTATTTTGTCGTCTCCGACTGGCTCGACATGCCCAATCTGCATGGACGCTCGTTTGCGCTGGCGCGCTGGGATTTGCGCGAACGCCTGTTCGGGCTCGGCGCGCCGCCGCCCGAATACTTTCCGCCGCGCCGGCACTGGGGCCTGATCCTGTTTGCCTGGGGCGTGTGGCTGTACCGCCTGACGCTGTTCCTCGGCATCGCCATACTCGTGTATCACTTTTTTATCAAACTGGTGGGGATCTTTTTGTTTGCGATTGAAATGAGCTGGTTTATCTTGCGCCCGCTGGCGACCGAACTGCGCGTCTGGCGCAAGCTGTGGCCGCAGATCAAAACCACCCGCCGCACCCGCCGCACCGCCTGGCTGCTCGGCCTGGCCGTGCTGCTGTTCGTGCTGCCGTGGCCCACGCGCGTGCAGTCGAGCGGCGTGCTGCGCCCGGCCGAAGTGTTCCCCATCCACGCGCCCGAGCACGCCATGCTGTCCGCGCTGCCGCTGCGCGACGGCGCGAAGGTCAAGCCCGGCGACGTGATGATGCAGTTCGCGGTGGCGGAAAACGCCAGCCAGCGCCAGGGACTCGAAGCGCAGATCGACAGCCTGCGCTGGCGCAGTGAAGGCGCCGGTTTCGACGTCGAACAGCGCGCCCAGAGCATGGTGCTGCGCGAGCAGCTGGCCAGCGCCGAAGCCAAGCTCGACCTGCTCAAGGAGCAGGCCGCGCGCTACAGCCCGGTGGCGCCGTTCGCCGGCACCTTGCGCGATATCGACAGCGAACTGGCGCCCGGCGTGTGGGTCGGCAAGAACGAGCGCGTCGGCGTGCTGGTCAGCGACAAGGGCGAGGAAGTGAGCACCTATCTCGACGAAGACACGGTGCGCCGCGTCGCCATCGGCGACAGCGCGCGCTTCTATCCCGATGGCCTGGAAGGCCCGTTCGTGCGCCTGGAGGTCAGCGGCATCGACCAGGACGCCACCCACGTGCTGCCGAGCGGCATGTGGTCGGCCCAGCACGGCGGCTCCGTCACGGCGCGCGACAAGCAAGGCTACTGGTTCCCGGAACACGCCGTCTACCGCGTCAGCTTCAGGGTAACGGAATCGTCGGGTGACCTGGCCGGCCGCAGCTGGCGCGGCAAGGTGGTGATCGCCGCCGACTGGGAAGCACCGGGCGCGCGGCTGGTGCGTGGCGTGGCGGCGCTGTTGTGGCGGGAGGCGGGGTTTTAA
- a CDS encoding TonB family protein — protein MKLIFLQHRFLAIAVAASLLAHGALLAVHFVAPAPQRAVAADPGLEVILVNAKHAAQPLKADALAQANLDGGGQADKGRAKSPLPDMRKVEEGDSVKASARRITELEQKQQELLTQAQKATPYSAAPVTEKDKPNPVATGSDLLESSKAIARMAAEISQTVEDQNKRPRKTFITPSTQEVGYAMYYKTLQKRIEDIGTLNFPQKNGRKMYGELVVYIPIFQDGTIYQKEGGIRVEKSSGNPALDAAAIAIVRRAAPFGRFPPNMLSSDKDDLWVVITRFKFTREEKMEANLTGGGN, from the coding sequence GTGAAGCTTATCTTCTTACAACACCGATTCCTGGCCATCGCTGTCGCCGCTTCGCTGCTGGCGCATGGCGCCTTGCTGGCGGTGCATTTTGTCGCGCCCGCGCCGCAGCGCGCGGTGGCTGCCGATCCTGGCCTGGAAGTGATACTGGTCAATGCCAAGCATGCTGCCCAGCCCCTGAAGGCCGATGCTCTGGCGCAAGCCAATCTCGACGGTGGTGGCCAGGCCGACAAGGGGCGCGCCAAGTCGCCGCTGCCGGACATGCGCAAGGTGGAGGAGGGCGACAGCGTCAAGGCCAGCGCGCGCCGGATTACCGAACTGGAACAGAAGCAGCAGGAACTGCTGACCCAGGCGCAGAAGGCCACGCCCTACAGCGCCGCGCCGGTGACGGAAAAGGACAAGCCCAATCCGGTGGCGACCGGGTCGGACTTGCTGGAGAGCAGCAAGGCGATTGCCCGCATGGCGGCCGAGATCAGCCAGACCGTGGAAGACCAGAACAAGCGTCCGCGCAAGACCTTCATTACGCCCAGCACGCAGGAGGTCGGCTATGCCATGTATTACAAGACCCTGCAAAAGCGCATCGAGGATATCGGCACCTTGAACTTTCCGCAAAAAAATGGCCGCAAGATGTATGGCGAGCTGGTGGTCTATATCCCGATCTTCCAGGACGGCACGATTTACCAGAAGGAAGGCGGCATCCGCGTCGAGAAAAGCTCGGGCAACCCGGCGCTCGATGCGGCGGCGATCGCCATCGTGCGCCGCGCGGCGCCGTTTGGCCGCTTTCCGCCGAACATGCTGTCCAGCGACAAGGACGACCTGTGGGTCGTCATCACCCGATTCAAATTTACCCGCGAAGAAAAAATGGAAGCTAACCTGACAGGCGGCGGCAATTGA
- the aroE gene encoding shikimate dehydrogenase — MSTEEITPDAYCVFGNPIAHSKSPAIHAAFAQQTGEAIVYERRLVPLDGFALAARGFAAEGGKGANVTVPFKLDACALATELTPRAQAAGAVNTLRFDGDVILGDNTDGAGLVADIVRNAGVAILGKRVLLLGAGGAARGVVLPLLQEQPSELFIANRTVATAQALVAQFQEAGQGIDGLRAGGFEQPDGQFDIVINATSASLAGDLPPVPATVFGSHTLALDMMYGAAPTVFMDFASQHGAQVRDGLGMLVEQAAEAFHVWRGVRPETQDLLALLRGAL, encoded by the coding sequence TTGAGCACCGAAGAGATCACTCCCGACGCCTATTGCGTGTTCGGCAACCCGATTGCCCATAGTAAATCCCCCGCCATCCATGCCGCCTTTGCCCAGCAGACGGGTGAGGCCATCGTCTATGAACGCCGGCTGGTGCCGCTGGACGGCTTTGCGCTGGCGGCGCGCGGCTTTGCGGCCGAAGGCGGCAAGGGCGCCAATGTGACGGTGCCGTTCAAGCTGGACGCCTGCGCGCTGGCGACCGAACTGACGCCGCGCGCGCAAGCGGCCGGCGCGGTCAATACCCTGCGCTTCGATGGCGACGTGATTCTTGGCGACAACACCGATGGCGCCGGCCTGGTGGCCGATATCGTGCGTAATGCCGGCGTGGCCATTCTTGGCAAGCGCGTGCTGCTGCTGGGCGCCGGCGGCGCGGCGCGTGGCGTGGTGCTGCCGCTGCTGCAGGAGCAGCCGTCAGAGTTGTTCATTGCCAACCGCACCGTGGCCACGGCCCAGGCGCTGGTGGCGCAATTCCAGGAGGCCGGCCAGGGCATCGACGGCTTGCGCGCGGGCGGTTTCGAGCAGCCCGATGGCCAGTTCGATATCGTCATCAATGCCACTTCGGCCAGCCTGGCGGGCGACTTGCCGCCGGTGCCGGCCACCGTGTTTGGCAGCCATACCTTGGCGCTGGACATGATGTATGGCGCGGCGCCGACCGTCTTCATGGATTTTGCCTCTCAGCATGGCGCACAGGTGCGCGATGGCTTGGGCATGCTGGTCGAGCAGGCAGCTGAAGCTTTTCATGTGTGGCGCGGCGTGCGGCCCGAGACGCAGGACTTGCTGGCGCTGCTGCGCGGTGCCCTGTGA
- the mtgA gene encoding monofunctional biosynthetic peptidoglycan transglycosylase, with protein sequence MKAARKGARKGASASRYGWIKWLFIVPVLAFIVVQLYFFLQIWWWVDHNPTSTAFMREQLSSLQEKNPKAVIQQTWVPYERISNNLKRAIIASEDANFSEHEGIDWEALQKAYEKNSKKQKVVAGGSTITQQLAKNLFLSGSRSYVRKGQELIITYMLESLMDKQRIFEIYLNVVEFGRGTFGAEAAARHYYRTSAAKLNAGQAAKLAVMLPNPRYYDSHRDTGYLNRRTGVILRRMGAAELPQ encoded by the coding sequence GTGAAGGCGGCCAGGAAGGGCGCGCGCAAGGGCGCGTCTGCCAGCCGCTATGGCTGGATCAAATGGCTGTTTATCGTGCCGGTGCTGGCTTTTATCGTGGTGCAGCTGTATTTCTTTTTGCAGATATGGTGGTGGGTCGACCATAACCCGACCAGCACCGCCTTTATGCGCGAGCAATTGTCGAGTTTGCAGGAAAAGAATCCGAAGGCCGTCATTCAGCAGACCTGGGTGCCGTATGAGCGCATCTCGAACAACCTGAAACGCGCCATCATCGCTTCGGAAGACGCCAATTTTTCCGAGCACGAAGGCATCGATTGGGAGGCGCTGCAAAAGGCGTATGAGAAAAACAGCAAGAAACAGAAGGTGGTGGCCGGCGGCTCGACCATTACCCAGCAGCTGGCGAAGAATCTGTTCCTGTCCGGCTCGCGCAGCTATGTGCGCAAGGGCCAAGAACTGATCATCACCTACATGCTGGAAAGCCTGATGGACAAGCAGCGCATCTTTGAAATCTACCTGAACGTGGTGGAGTTCGGTCGAGGCACGTTTGGCGCCGAAGCGGCGGCGCGCCATTATTACCGCACCAGCGCGGCCAAGCTGAACGCGGGCCAGGCGGCCAAGCTGGCCGTGATGCTGCCCAATCCGCGCTATTACGACAGCCATCGCGACACCGGCTACCTGAACCGGCGCACCGGCGTGATCCTGCGCCGCATGGGCGCGGCGGAATTACCACAGTGA